DNA sequence from the Dreissena polymorpha isolate Duluth1 chromosome 3, UMN_Dpol_1.0, whole genome shotgun sequence genome:
cacattttgagtggtgaagggtcaaggtcatccttcaaggtcaaacgtcatatagggggacattgtgtttcacaaacgcatctttttatacttagaaaattgaaaattttggttaagttttgtgtttaggtccattttattccttaagtatcaaagctattgctttcatacttgcaacacttactaactatcataaggggactgtgcatgcaaagttatgtaactctgactggcattttgatggaattatgggccctttatacttgaaaatttggttaagttttgtgtccactttaccccttacgtatcatagatattgctttcatacttggaacactcacaaactatcataaggggacagtaaaggacaagttgcataactctggttgtcatttttacagaattatggcccttttttgacttagtaactttgaatatatggttacattttgtgtttagattcagtttacttctaaagtatcaaggctattgcttttaaacttaaaatactttcatgctatcatgagggtactgtacctggcaagttgaatttcactttgacctttgaatgaccttggctctcaaggtcaaattattaaattttgctaaaattgccataacttctttatttatgattagatacaattgatactttgacaaaacaactcttacctgacataccacaattgactctgtccaaaccatcccccacgcccccctcccccctcaatcccccccttattttttttttaattaaagatcatctaataaatgaccaccacaccctcacactatacccccccccccccacccccaccccaaaaaaataatttttatgcccccggtagggtggcatatagcagttgaactgtcagtcagtatgtctgtctgtcagtccgaaaaacactttaacattgaCAATAATTTTGTCACTTTTTaaaatagcaacttgacatttggcatgcatgtgtatctcatggagctgcacattttgagtggggaaaggtcaaggtcaaggtcatccttcaaggccaaatttcaaatttatggtgtctgtccgtccgaaaacattaacattggccataactttttcaatattgaagatagcaacttgatatttggcatgcatgtgtatctcatggagctgaacattttgagtggtgaaaggtgaaggtgaaggtcatccttcaaggtcaaatgtcaaatatatggcgtctgtccgtccgtaaactttaacattggccataacatttttaatattgaagatagcaacttgatatttggcatgcatgtgtatctcatgaagctgcacattttgagtggtggaagttcaaggtcaaggtcatccttcaaggtcatcctccaaggtaaaaaaaatataattcaaagcggcgttctcatgaagctgcacattttgagtggtggaagttcaaggtcatccttcaaggtcaaggtcatccttcaaggtcaaaggtcaataaacaaataaaaaatttcaaagcggcattgtcatgaagctgcacattttgagtggtggaagttcaaggtcaaggtcattcttcaaggtcaaggtcatccttagaggtcaaaggtaaaaaaaatatcaaagcggcgttatcatgaagctgcacattttgagtggtgtaggttcaaggtcaaggtcatccttcaaggtcaagatcatacttcaaggtcaaaggtcaaacaaaatatgaaaaaaatcaaagcagcgttatcatgaagctgtggtggaagttcaaggtcaaggtcatccttcaagataaaaaaaacaaaaaaatcaaagcggcgttctcatgaagctgcacattttgagtggtggaagttcaaggtcaaggtcatccttcaaggtcaaggtcatccttcaaggtcaatggtcaaaaaaaaaaaatcaaagcggagttctcatgaagctgcacattttgagtggtggaagttcaaggtcaaggtcattcttcaaggtcaaggtcatccttcaaggtcaaaggtcaaaaaatgaataatttcaaagcggcattatcatgaagctgcacattttgagtggtgtaagttcaaggtcatccttcaaggtcaaggtcatccttcaaggtcaaaggtcaaaaaaatatttcaaagcggccttctcataaagctgcacattttgagtggtggaagttcaagatcaaggtcaaccttcaaggtcaaaggtaaaaaaaataaaataataatttcaaagcggggcaatagggggcattgtgtttctgacaaacatatctcttgtttttttcaaacatggttaaaaacacaaatatttatttttattattttatttttgaaatacggtcacaccatcccacccaagaatccccccctccaaaaatttttattttttttgtgcattttttttgcatttttgaaagataatgtaataaatgaccacacccccacactatacacccctctccactccacccttccatcctttgtgattgaaattgagacaggtccctacacctttaaaaagaaaaatagatgagcggtctgcacccgcaagggggtgctcttgtttatttagcTCAGTCGCATTGGGAGCCTATGGCTTGTTGAGATTTTTTAGACAGTCTTTTGGGTAGAATCAGTTCTTGTGTTTTTGGTTTGAATCTAGGTGTATACTCTCCTAGAGTGAGGGTTGACCCAGACTTTCCAGATATCTCGGCAGACACTATCTATTACACCAATCCCAAACCTTCCAGATATTTCGGCAGACACTATCTATTACCCCAACTCATAAGTTATACATGTATGCTTCAGAGACCCAAAGTATTGTTCATTGGCGGATAAATTATTTCTTATCTGTAATATCATATTGTTCATTCCCTGGTTTTGATGTAGTGGTGTCCTAATGATTTGTCTattacaaaatttaattttaatttttttattttatacccCAAAGAAGTATTTAACAGTCAACATATCAGTTTTGAAAATCTTTTTATACCCCCTCCATGACAGTGGCTCTGTTCATGGGTGTCACTGTGtgtgacaataaatgttgcctctagagtgttagagCCTCTGTACTGACCAGAGGTGCAGCATGCAGGCTGTGTGTGTTGGAGGGGGGCGGGAGGAGCAGCCTGGGGGCTAATTATTGGACTattttacttaaaggggccttttcacgttttggttatttgacaaaattgaaaaaagttgtttcatattcgcaagttttcgttgtagttatgatattcgcaaattgtcgttgtagttatgatatttgtgaggaaaacgtaatactgaacatttaccatgctctaaaatagcctttatatgcatcttttgacaatttaaaaacctgaaaattataaagcgttgcaacgcgaaacgattgaatgatttggagagttctgttgttgtcgttatattttatgaaactacgaggatcgcttttatgaagtataaaatacataattgatTGTGTAAGGAAGGATGGCAGAGAGGTCTAATGCGCagactttttacttcaggactctatgggatcagtggttcgagtcctgctgagggttaccttttgttcttttttaaaattttattcttgattttttactggagctttttagatccaatgtttacatttatcaatatcaagcatttaatgacaaacttcaaaacatgccaaaatctgtgaaaaaggcccctttaagatcttTAACCCATACTGCAACCTACTACAAAATGTAGCCAGTGCACGCATTTCCCCAAGAATTGTTCAAGGCACATCGGCAAAGCAGCGCAGATCTATTTAATCACTGTTTCATATAATTTATCAGGTCATTCATGcagatttatatatatgtatatatatatggataaaaattgttatttaattgcTGGCAACTATTTATTGTTGCATCAAATATGGtatcagtgttttaaatattgttcaaatgagACATTATTCCACATCGGTATtttcaaatgtaattaaaatgttCATAGCTGAATCTTATTGCAGAAGTTTACTGTTCAGGGGATATTAACAAATTCTACCAGCAAATAAACAGTtcatatatttcatgaaaatcctgTGTCTTGATTGAAAGTGTGTGAAAATTACCCTTCATTTACAAGGTTAGGTCATCCTTCTGGAAAGTGTGGAATTTAATAtctgattgaataaaaaatgtgtaGCGCAGAGAACCTTAAGAACTTTACTTTTGATTAGAAAAAGTGTtaagcatttaattttttttatttcaaaccatttatctaatttaaaacatattgttaCTGCTGTATCTACAGCGCTACACTTATTGAGAAAGGTCAGTATTGATCTGTGACTAGTACAGTTATTGTATACACCTCTTTGTGAAAAACATATATCGTGTTCTATGTGCATTTATGTACAACtctttatattgttattgtttgtcgcactacacatcaagtatatatataagagttatttcccttgtTCTATATAGCTTACTTTTGTGTGACTTTTATCTAGCTAAGTTTAATTCTGTGTTTATTATGCTATAGAGGTTTGCAGTGAAATTAAATCCAACAAACCAGAATGAAATATTATTActtgtgataaaaaaatatatatcaaaggcTGGCCTTTACAAACACGACTGTATGAACATGCCTGCCACAGGCTGTTCGGCTACAAGacacatacattttatttgattgCTAACATACTCATAATGTTTACTTTATCATATCAGGCATATAAAGGAGCATTTGAAAGACGTAGTAGAAAAACCCAAAGAAGAAATGACAGAGGAAGAGCTGGAATTCCACTATTTCAAACTGCATGATTACGATGGAAATAACAAGCTGGATGGGGTTGAAATCACCAAAGCTATCACGCATTTTCACGACGGTAAGTGGCGCTTGTTTTTTTCCACTTTCTTTGCTGTTGgtaactgttgtttatttttttaatttgaaaaggTCTTTTATATCTGTTTCTTTAGCCAAtctctatatataatatataatctaGAAATTtgttaaaactaatttaaaaactgttcAAGCTAGTTCTTTGTTTAGATATTTTATACTattataaatttgtaaaaaatgtgtgatttgtttaCTATTGTTGTTGAAAAGTTTGTGATTGTATACAGTGATCATTAAAATTATCATCTTACATAATGACAGCTtatttgataatgatgatgatgatgatgatgatgatgatgatgatgatgatgatgatgatgatgatgatgattcaagtaaattgtttttcatttgtgTTATATAAAAAATTGAGGGAATCTTGACTATAAAAAAATCTCCACCAAGTTTTAAATAAGACCCATTAGTAGTCAGGCAATGCTTTTATATCATGATTGGCCATGAAATTGTTCGGCAGGGACCATTCTTGTTTAGCGTGTAACACGCCACATGGAGGACAACTAATCGCAAGCCCAATATGGCTCTCCATCGGCCATTGTGTGACCACATTGACAACAAATCTCCATTTCCTAATTGTCGTACCAGAATTCCTTTCAATTAACATGACGGTCAGAATGTCTGATTGCACCAGATCAAATATTGGGGTCTCTGGAGGGCCGATCTTTCTCGCCTTGTTAGGCTCGTCTTTGTGCCATGCCTGCGGGGTATCCCTTGAAATAACGGGAGCCAGCCTATTGTCTCCTGCAAATAAGGGGCCAGCCAATAGATGTTCAGTAGCTGTTTTTTACAGGGACATTTGTCCTAAGCATCCATGTATAGAACTATTGTTACACAACTTGTTTACACCAAAAATTTGATATTGTTGTTTTATCTCTTTATGACCCAACAGAGTAGGAGGATTTAGATTGCaattgtgtgtctgtctgtccggcgGTCTATACGTTCAGAAACTTGTGTTTTAAACTTCTTCTTAAGTATTGGGTGGATCTGGCTCAAACATTTCCAGTTGATAACCTTAATTTGTAGAGGATTGTTAGGACAGGATTGAGGCAGCAACAGTTTTTgccagaattatggcccttttgtaAGTTAGTCCAACAAACAATGTAACATATATTTGGATCTGGCTCAAACTTTCACTGTGAAATGATTTTTATGTGTAAATGATTGCAAATAAGTTTATTTTTGCTGGAATGATTTTTGGCCGAATAATCCCCTTATTTTTGTGCGTTATAAATTTTAGTCCCAAAAAATTAATGTTGTATTTTGATCTCCTCTTCAAATAGTTAACGATTTGTGTTAAAACTAAACTTTCACAGTATTATGACCTTTCTGTAGATGATTGTTTAGTAAAGAATGTGGGCTGTGACAAGTTTAGGCAGAATTATGACCTTTTGTCTGTTTTTCCTCTATGTTCAACTCCATTTTAAGTACTGGATAGATCTTTCTAAAACTTTCACAGGATAGATCTTTCtgaaactttcacagttgaatgattTTTTGGTGTAGATGATAATTAAGAAAAGAATTTTTGTTTGGcctcaaacataattatttggcAGAATAATGGCCCGTTGTCTCTTTTCCATGAaagaatatattgttcaaaaatTGTGTTGTTCTTACTACTTGAAAGATTTTTACTGCTGAATGTGTAGATCAGCATTCAGGCAGGACTTCTTACAGCAACAAGTGTTTGCCCTTTGTCTTTTCGTTCTCCATAGAATATATAATTGATTTGTCTTTGTCAAAACATAAGATTGGGAAGGGGGGGTCAGTCACCATCAGTGTCTTTGAATCTTTTCTAGTTATTTATAATTGTGCCCTATTTTATATAAAGCTGCATGACAGTTGCATTGATAATATTTTTAACCATTCAATTATTTACTGTTTatcttttaacaataaatatatccTGAAATGTCTGAGCATGCAATTGTTCAAGAACTCCAATAATCATATATTTAAGTAATTTGAAGAATTTTATTTTGCACTTTGGACATCTCTAACTAGCTTAAATAATCTTCATTATAAAGCATGTTCAATCTGAAGCCATGTATATATAATACGACAATTACTATCTTTCATTCATGGGTTGTTTGTAACAGTTCATGCTGTCATGATTACCCTCCCATCATTGACTTGACAACATGCAATTATGCCAAGTAGGAGGTCTATAGAATTCAGGGGGAGGTGCTATCATCATCACTTTTGCCAATCAGGAGTGCACATTTTTTGGCGAACACTTGGATATTGCATTGATCAATATTCCTGAGAGGCTCGTCTTATGACCGACATGAGAGAGTTTTTGCATGAAAGATAGTTTTGGGTTTGCAGACCTTTTTGTAGTTCGTACACAGTAATATTCAAAATGGAAAATTATGTAATGAACTTTGtcaattctttatttattatgAGTTGGaattcattctttttttttcattgtcaCATATAACAATATTGGAAAATATTTATGGTATCACAAAAGCTCGAAAGAAATGTTTTGAtttcatatttttagctcatctattttttgaaaaaaaattatgagctattgtcatcaccttggcgtctgcgatggcgtctggttaagttttgcgtttaggtccacttttctcataaagtctcaatgctattgcatttaaacttgatacacttacttactatcatgaggggactgggcaggcaaagttagataactctggcatgcattttgacggaattatgtgccctttttatactttgaaaaattgaaaattttggttaagttttgtgtttaggtccattttattccttaagtatcaaagctattgctttcatcattgcaacacttactaactatcataaggggactgtgcaggcaaagttatgtaactctgactggcattttgacagaattatgtgccctttttatacttagaaaattgaaaatttggttaagttttgtgttttggtccactttacccctaaagtatcatagatattgctttcatacttggaacactcgcacaatatcataaggggacagtaaaggacaagttgcataactctggttgtcattttgacggaattatggtccttttttgactaagtaactttgcatatatggttaaattttgtgtttagatgcactttacttctaaattatcaaggctattgctttcaaacttcaaatactttcatgctatcatgagggtactgtaactggaaagttgaattttaccttgacctttgaatgaccttgactctcaaggtcaaattattaaattttgctaaaattgccataacttctttatttatgattagatttgatcgatactttgacaaaacaactcttacctgacaaaccacaatagactccacccaaaccatcacccacgaccccccccccccccccccccccgaatccccccaccCAAattcttaaagatcatctaataaatgaccaccacaccctaacactatacccccccaccccccctccaaaaaaaaaagattttatttttaaacatggttaaaaaacaaatattttttttttttttaatatggtaaaaaaacacaaatatttttttgtattattttatttttgaaataccgtccaaccatcccacccaaaattatttttttttgcattttgtttgcatttttggaagataatgtaataagtaATATATGACCTCACCACCACACTATACATcccctccaccccacccctccctcttttgtgattgTAATTGAAataggtcccttcaactttaaaaaaaaatagatgagcggtctgcacccgcaagtcggtgctcttgttattatctAGGATTTTTtagcttgtttttttttataaatatttttgtttgacaaTATATTAAAAGAATATTATTGATAGCTATCTGTAATAGCTACAAAATAATTGTGTTGGTGTATGCATGCATTTGGGTTTTGTTTAAATGAGATGGGAGCtatttatggtttgcgctctgggaaaacagtgcttaacgcatgtgtgtaaagtgtttccccagataagcctgtgcagtgtgcacaggctaattggaaAAACATTTTGCACTTTTATGGGTTTTagagtgtctgaaaacatagagtaattacggtacatggtaaagtacagtatgtatattgttgttgttgttatgtttcTAGAGGAGGGTGAAGGGGAAAAGGACCCTAACACTGCAACCGATGCAACCGCTAAGGCAAATGTGAAGGTTTTTACTGATGAGGAAATTACAAATATTGTTGACATGGTTCTTAAAGAAGATGATTTGAACAATGACGGGTCAGTATGGCCTTTGTATGCAGTTGCAGCATCCCTCTTGTGTATGTGTGCTGTGTGTTCTTTATGCCTTGCAGTTTCCACAAAAATCAGACACTGTGCAACCTTCAGGTCCTGACAAATTGGCCTGGTATTTTTACAAAAAACCTTTCAGGGAAGTTTTGAAAGGTTGCATGCAAATTGGATCTTAAGACTGATTAAATGTTGAATGTATCGTAACGAGAGACCCTATGATATCTGTTTTCAATGCTTAAACAAtgggaaaatattatttttgtttgcaatATTTACTACATGTTTTTTATTAGAAGAAATGCATATGATTAAaaaatgacaattaaattaattttacggGGAAAAAATTAACACAAGAGCTTTTTGACTTTTGCTCTTAGCACATACTTCCTTCATAATAATTACATTCTGCTCAAGTATCTGCAAGAAAAGCAAAATACTTTGAAATGGCGAATTATGTTGTTAGGCCACTAACAAGTACCATATTATCCATTTTGATGGCTGCCATTATATTATGTGTCTTTGTGGAGACTGCAGCTCTCAGCCTACAGTGTCATTTTCCTTGATAAGGTCATCATTACACATATGTTTTGAGTCACTCAAATCAATAAATGGcctttgaaataaacaaaaacaaactgaaCAGCTTTctgtattaatattttcatttgaacatatttatggCATATATT
Encoded proteins:
- the LOC127873137 gene encoding multiple coagulation factor deficiency protein 2 homolog isoform X1, coding for MRCNKDRMNSIITTTVCILLSVCVSHVTSQGAHPPGVPPPNMNQQHHQHQGQAQEIHGTQGRNVHPEGFGVNPHDAEHIKEHLKDVVEKPKEEMTEEELEFHYFKLHDYDGNNKLDGVEITKAITHFHDEEGEGEKDPNTATDATAKANVKVFTDEEITNIVDMVLKEDDLNNDGYIEYMEFVTAQRKARGKN